One window of the Shewanella cyperi genome contains the following:
- a CDS encoding DUF4124 domain-containing protein encodes MFARTPIALLLLSMLSGATWATTIYTWVDEKGVTHYSEQPPTEEQTGAKTLYSEDIEPGKVGSVAPKARERKPEMTEDEKKAAILKIQNEEKAKEVCEDAKRRLDILTSYARIRQTKEGSDEPVVLSEEEKQQATAETRKTIELYCKE; translated from the coding sequence ATGTTTGCCAGAACCCCCATCGCCTTGCTGTTGCTTTCAATGTTATCTGGAGCAACCTGGGCTACCACTATTTATACCTGGGTTGATGAGAAAGGTGTCACCCATTACAGCGAGCAACCGCCCACCGAAGAACAGACGGGCGCCAAGACCCTGTACAGCGAAGACATAGAGCCGGGCAAGGTCGGCTCGGTGGCACCCAAGGCGCGTGAACGCAAACCCGAAATGACCGAAGACGAGAAAAAGGCCGCCATACTCAAGATACAAAATGAGGAAAAAGCCAAGGAAGTTTGTGAGGATGCCAAGCGCAGGCTGGATATATTGACCAGTTACGCCAGGATACGCCAAACCAAAGAGGGCAGTGACGAACCTGTAGTGCTGTCGGAAGAAGAAAAACAGCAAGCCACGGCCGAGACCCGTAAAACCATCGAGTTGTATTGCAAGGAATAA